From the genome of Planctomycetia bacterium, one region includes:
- a CDS encoding dihydroorotase: protein MRTLIRHATVVFPDEIVRANVLVEDGRIVAVDAAEHSRADEVVDAAGMHLIPGVIDDQVHFREPGFTHKEDLASGSRACAKGGVTTFLEMPNTSPATITQARLDEKLALAATKSLVNFGFYIGATPHNVPELVAAQRTPGIKIFIGSSTGDLLVDEQAALERIFAETTLPICAHCEDEATVRRNQTALAGTTNVADHSRIRDHLAAIIATRRAIDLAFRHNHRFHVLHVSTGDETELLADPRGLITAEVCPHHLLFSIDDYDRLGTLVQMNPSVKTPVDCARLWEAFNAGRIQVIATDHAPHTLEEKAKPYPSSPSGLPAVENSLALMLDQTQRGQTTLRRVIDAMCDAPARVWDIVNKGRIAPGYDADLVLVDLSKTATIRHEDQLTKSGWSPWEGTTLTGWPVRTWVLGRTAWHDGKLDESVRGRAAEYDHGRGGYWGTSSELP from the coding sequence ATGCGCACGCTGATCCGACATGCGACGGTCGTGTTTCCAGACGAGATCGTGCGCGCCAATGTGCTCGTCGAGGACGGCCGCATTGTCGCCGTCGACGCCGCCGAGCATTCCCGTGCTGACGAAGTCGTCGATGCCGCCGGGATGCACCTCATTCCGGGCGTGATTGACGATCAGGTCCATTTCCGTGAGCCGGGCTTCACGCACAAGGAGGATTTGGCTTCGGGATCGCGCGCCTGCGCGAAAGGAGGCGTGACCACGTTTTTGGAGATGCCGAACACCTCGCCGGCGACCATCACGCAGGCCAGGCTCGACGAAAAGCTGGCGCTGGCCGCAACGAAATCACTGGTCAATTTCGGCTTCTACATTGGCGCGACGCCGCATAACGTGCCGGAGTTGGTCGCCGCCCAGCGCACGCCGGGCATCAAGATCTTCATTGGCAGCAGTACCGGCGATTTACTCGTCGATGAGCAAGCCGCGCTCGAACGCATCTTCGCGGAGACTACGTTGCCGATCTGCGCGCATTGCGAGGACGAAGCCACGGTCCGTCGCAATCAGACGGCGCTGGCCGGCACGACGAACGTCGCCGATCATTCGCGGATTCGCGATCACTTGGCAGCCATCATCGCCACGCGCCGGGCGATCGATCTGGCGTTTCGCCACAATCATCGCTTTCACGTTTTGCATGTCTCCACGGGCGATGAAACCGAGTTGCTCGCCGACCCTCGCGGACTGATTACGGCCGAGGTTTGTCCGCACCATTTATTGTTTTCGATCGACGATTACGATCGCCTCGGCACGCTCGTACAGATGAACCCCAGCGTCAAAACGCCGGTCGATTGCGCTCGCCTCTGGGAAGCCTTCAACGCCGGGCGGATTCAAGTCATCGCCACCGACCACGCGCCGCATACGCTCGAAGAAAAAGCCAAGCCGTATCCCTCGTCGCCATCCGGATTGCCGGCCGTGGAGAACTCGCTGGCGCTGATGCTCGACCAAACGCAACGCGGCCAGACCACGCTGCGGCGCGTCATCGACGCCATGTGCGACGCTCCAGCTCGCGTCTGGGACATCGTCAACAAAGGTCGCATCGCCCCCGGCTACGACGCTGATCTGGTGCTGGTCGATCTCTCGAAAACAGCCACGATCCGCCACGAAGATCAGCTCACCAAGAGCGGCTGGAGTCCCTGGGAAGGAACCACGCTGACCGGTTGGCCGGTCCGCACGTGGGTCTTAGGTCGGACGGCATGGCACGACGGAAAACTGGATGAGTCCGTCCGCGGACGGGCGGCGGAGTATGATCATGGACGGGGAGGATATTGGGGAACCAGTTCCGAATTGCCGTAG
- a CDS encoding aquaporin, whose product MNKYVTELIGTFFLVLTIGCTVVPPIALGALPPLAIGAALMVMIFAGGHISGAHYNPAVTLAVFIRGKCDVKDVIPYMIAQVGGAALAALAVGFLVGTGTPKDLSGAVPKALLAEFLFTFALAYVVLNVATSKGTSGNSFYGLAIGMTVMTGAFAVGGISGGAFNPAVAIGAAIMKLFEFKDIWIHLVADFAGGACAALAFKIINPEDK is encoded by the coding sequence ATGAACAAGTACGTCACGGAATTGATCGGTACTTTCTTTCTGGTGCTGACCATCGGCTGCACCGTCGTGCCGCCCATTGCGCTCGGAGCCCTTCCGCCATTGGCGATCGGCGCGGCGCTGATGGTGATGATCTTCGCCGGCGGGCACATCTCCGGCGCGCATTACAACCCGGCCGTCACGCTGGCCGTGTTCATCCGCGGCAAGTGCGATGTGAAGGACGTCATTCCGTACATGATCGCGCAGGTCGGCGGAGCGGCGCTGGCGGCCCTGGCGGTCGGGTTCCTGGTCGGCACTGGCACGCCGAAAGATTTGAGCGGAGCAGTCCCGAAGGCCCTGCTGGCGGAATTCCTGTTCACCTTTGCCCTGGCTTACGTCGTACTCAACGTCGCCACGTCCAAGGGAACGAGTGGCAATTCCTTCTATGGCCTGGCGATCGGCATGACGGTCATGACGGGCGCGTTCGCCGTCGGCGGCATCTCCGGCGGGGCCTTCAACCCGGCGGTAGCGATCGGCGCAGCGATCATGAAACTGTTCGAATTCAAAGACATCTGGATCCACCTGGTCGCCGACTTCGCTGGCGGCGCCTGCGCGGCGCTGGCCTTCAAGATCATCAACCCGGAAGATAAATAG
- a CDS encoding aminotransferase class I/II-fold pyridoxal phosphate-dependent enzyme: MATVRRGDQTTVHRNEFPGSFFGPPTLVDLLRHRAAFQPNARVYTFLADGETQEIHLTYGELDRQARAIAATLQAEGLAGQRALLLFPAGLEFVAAFFGCLYAGVVAVPAYPPRLNRTMWRIQSIAADAEAPVALMSRAVLDRVQPLLEQSPELKQLSWVATDEIPLSAADAWYPPEVTGQSLAFLQYTSGSTGNPKGVMLSHHNLLHNCALIAHAFEIARSGKGIFWLPSYHDMGLIGGILQPLYVDCPNVLMSPMSFLQRPYRWLDAISRHRGTTSGGPNFAYELCIERITPEQRKGLDLSSWTVAFNGAEPVRAETLERFAEMFEPCGFRREAFYACYGLAEATLLVAGSYKLDAPVMRTFDARGLESGSAVQVPHDSTDGRLLVGCGRNLPDQAIVIADPQTMTTCPPDHVGEIWVKGPSVAQGYWKRPEESQTTFGARLADTQDGPFLRTGDLGFIDDGEIYVTGRLKDMIIIRGVNYYPQDIELTAERSHDGMRVGHSAAFSVEEDGREKLVVVAEIERREQSRPEPVLEAVRREISREHELNLDALVLIKAGSIPKTSSGKIQRHACRNEFLAGSLTVVAEWRDESGVELPEQPTREVARAKRVRDVLTVMDNQSSLRTPVAPPATNGHPIKAPEKIEEAPATTVDIAAQVLEQVRKVAKERAKNLTLDSSITELGLDSLERLEILGNLEDFFGGRFPESILPELETCRQVIDAVEKHLGDERETDRVRPEAAEIPEDQYRFDKMPDYVKLRQNIEMLDAAGLNPFFAVHQRVTNDTTLIDGRELINFSSYNYLGMSGDSEVAQAAKDAIERYGTSVSASRLVSGEKKLHRDLERAIADFIGAEDAICYVGGHSTNESTVGHLFGAGDLILHDSLAHNSIIQGAILSGARRRPFPHNDWKALDAILTDIRRDYRRVLVAIEGVYSMDGDIPDLPKFIEVKKRHKAILMVDEAHSAGVLGPHGRGIGEHFDLNSEDVDLWMGTLSKSFGSCGGYIAGCRAVVEYLKFTAPGFVYSVGMSPPNAAAALASLQILESEPERVGRLQDNSRLFLTLAKSRGLNTGTSKDSPVVPVILGNSMHCLQLSKALHHRGINVQPILYPAVEERAARLRFFITSCHTEKQIRHTVDVVAEELAQISKHYVANATEHAPAPSEVGATMRR, translated from the coding sequence ATGGCAACTGTCCGACGCGGAGATCAAACGACCGTGCATCGCAATGAGTTTCCGGGCTCGTTCTTCGGGCCGCCCACGCTGGTTGATCTGTTGCGGCATCGTGCGGCGTTTCAGCCCAACGCACGGGTCTACACGTTTTTGGCGGATGGCGAGACGCAGGAAATCCACCTGACGTACGGCGAACTGGACCGGCAGGCCCGGGCCATCGCGGCCACGTTGCAAGCGGAAGGCCTGGCGGGGCAGCGCGCGCTGTTGCTCTTTCCGGCTGGCCTGGAATTCGTCGCCGCCTTTTTCGGTTGCCTCTACGCGGGCGTCGTGGCCGTGCCGGCCTATCCGCCGCGGTTGAATCGCACGATGTGGCGCATTCAGTCGATCGCGGCCGATGCGGAAGCGCCCGTCGCCTTGATGTCCCGCGCGGTACTGGATCGTGTGCAGCCGCTGTTGGAACAATCTCCCGAATTGAAACAACTCAGTTGGGTGGCCACGGACGAGATTCCGTTGAGCGCCGCCGACGCCTGGTATCCGCCGGAAGTGACGGGGCAATCCCTGGCCTTCCTGCAGTACACGTCCGGGTCGACGGGAAACCCGAAAGGAGTGATGCTCAGCCATCACAACCTGTTGCACAATTGCGCGCTCATCGCGCATGCGTTTGAGATCGCGCGCTCCGGCAAAGGCATCTTTTGGCTGCCGAGCTACCACGACATGGGGCTGATCGGCGGCATTCTGCAGCCGTTGTATGTGGACTGCCCGAATGTACTGATGTCGCCGATGTCGTTCTTGCAGCGTCCTTATCGCTGGTTGGACGCCATCAGCCGGCACCGCGGCACAACGAGCGGCGGTCCGAACTTCGCTTATGAGTTGTGCATCGAACGGATCACGCCGGAGCAACGCAAAGGGCTCGACTTGAGCAGTTGGACCGTGGCCTTTAACGGCGCGGAGCCGGTCCGGGCGGAGACGCTGGAAAGGTTCGCGGAGATGTTCGAGCCGTGCGGCTTCCGGCGCGAGGCGTTCTATGCCTGCTATGGTCTCGCCGAGGCGACGCTGTTAGTGGCCGGCAGCTACAAGCTCGATGCACCGGTGATGCGCACCTTCGACGCCCGCGGCCTGGAGAGCGGCTCTGCCGTGCAAGTGCCGCACGACAGCACGGATGGGCGCTTGCTGGTCGGGTGCGGTCGGAACTTACCGGATCAAGCCATCGTGATCGCTGATCCGCAGACGATGACCACTTGCCCGCCGGATCATGTGGGTGAGATTTGGGTCAAGGGACCGAGCGTAGCGCAAGGCTATTGGAAGCGTCCTGAAGAATCGCAAACTACGTTCGGCGCCCGCCTGGCGGACACGCAGGACGGCCCGTTCTTGCGCACAGGAGACCTGGGCTTCATCGACGACGGCGAAATTTACGTCACCGGTCGATTGAAGGACATGATCATCATCCGGGGCGTCAACTATTATCCTCAGGATATCGAGCTGACGGCCGAGCGAAGCCACGACGGCATGCGCGTGGGGCACTCGGCGGCGTTCAGCGTGGAAGAAGACGGTCGCGAGAAGCTGGTCGTGGTCGCCGAGATCGAACGGCGCGAACAGTCGCGCCCCGAGCCGGTGCTCGAAGCCGTGCGCCGCGAAATCAGCCGGGAACACGAGTTGAATCTCGACGCGCTCGTGTTGATCAAGGCCGGCAGCATTCCGAAAACCTCCAGCGGCAAGATTCAACGCCACGCCTGCCGCAACGAATTCCTGGCCGGCAGCCTGACGGTAGTCGCCGAATGGCGCGACGAGTCCGGCGTGGAGTTGCCCGAGCAGCCCACGCGAGAGGTGGCCCGCGCGAAGCGCGTCCGCGATGTGTTGACCGTGATGGACAATCAATCCTCGCTCCGCACGCCAGTGGCGCCGCCCGCGACCAATGGGCATCCGATCAAGGCCCCGGAAAAGATCGAGGAAGCGCCCGCCACGACGGTCGACATTGCCGCGCAAGTGCTGGAACAAGTGCGCAAGGTCGCCAAGGAACGGGCCAAGAACCTGACCTTGGATTCCTCGATCACGGAGTTGGGCCTCGATTCGCTGGAACGCTTGGAGATCCTGGGCAACCTGGAAGACTTTTTCGGCGGACGTTTCCCCGAGTCGATTCTGCCGGAACTGGAGACGTGCCGGCAGGTGATCGACGCCGTGGAAAAGCACTTGGGCGACGAGCGCGAAACCGATCGCGTACGCCCCGAAGCGGCGGAGATTCCCGAAGATCAGTACCGCTTCGACAAAATGCCGGACTACGTCAAGCTGCGTCAGAACATCGAGATGCTCGACGCCGCTGGATTGAATCCGTTTTTCGCGGTCCATCAACGCGTGACGAACGACACGACGTTGATCGACGGGCGGGAGCTGATCAATTTCTCCAGCTACAACTACCTCGGGATGTCCGGCGACAGCGAAGTGGCGCAGGCCGCCAAGGACGCCATCGAACGTTACGGCACCTCGGTCTCCGCCAGTCGCTTGGTCTCCGGCGAAAAGAAACTGCACCGTGATTTGGAACGCGCCATCGCCGATTTTATCGGGGCCGAAGACGCGATTTGCTACGTCGGCGGGCACAGCACGAATGAAAGCACCGTCGGCCACCTATTCGGCGCCGGTGACTTGATCCTGCATGATTCGCTCGCGCACAACAGTATCATTCAAGGCGCAATCCTTTCCGGAGCACGGCGACGTCCGTTCCCGCACAACGACTGGAAGGCGCTCGACGCCATCCTGACCGACATTCGCCGCGACTATCGCCGCGTGCTGGTCGCCATCGAAGGCGTCTACAGCATGGACGGCGATATTCCGGACCTGCCGAAGTTCATCGAAGTAAAGAAGCGCCACAAGGCGATCCTGATGGTCGACGAGGCGCATTCGGCCGGCGTGTTGGGTCCGCACGGCCGCGGCATCGGCGAACATTTCGATCTCAACTCCGAAGACGTCGATCTCTGGATGGGCACGCTCAGCAAGTCGTTTGGCAGTTGCGGCGGTTACATCGCCGGTTGCCGCGCGGTCGTCGAGTATCTCAAGTTCACGGCGCCGGGCTTCGTCTACAGCGTCGGCATGTCGCCGCCGAATGCGGCGGCGGCGCTGGCGTCGTTGCAGATTCTCGAATCGGAACCGGAACGGGTCGGCCGGCTGCAGGACAACTCGCGACTGTTCCTCACGTTGGCAAAAAGCCGAGGGTTGAACACCGGCACCAGCAAGGATTCCCCGGTAGTGCCCGTGATCCTCGGGAACTCGATGCATTGCCTGCAGCTTTCCAAGGCGCTGCATCACCGCGGCATTAATGTGCAGCCGATTCTCTACCCGGCCGTGGAAGAACGGGCGGCGCGGCTGCGGTTCTTCATCACGTCCTGCCATACAGAAAAGCAGATTCGCCACACCGTCGACGTCGTGGCGGAAGAGCTGGCCCAAATCAGCAAGCACTACGTGGCGAACGCGACGGAACACGCGCCGGCGCCAAGCGAAGTTGGCGCTACGATGCGGCGGTAG
- a CDS encoding heavy metal translocating P-type ATPase, whose translation MAIDPICGMTVDETKALSAEKDGQTHYFCCEHCRRKFLGDVQTVPLTFQLSRPEASVKATATKGQGAKYICPMCPGVESDHPASCPKCGMALEPAMPIAPRRKVSYTCPMHPEIVQNQPGTCPKCGMALEPSSVAADDEADPELAEMTRRFWIAAALTLPVLALAMAPMLGVPIDRWLSPVWNQGLQLLLTTPVVVWAGWPIFARGVRSIATWNLNMFTLIAIGTGAAYAYSLGAVLLPGLIPEDFKHHGNVEVYFESAAVIVTLVLLGQVLELRARGRTNSAIRELLSLAPPTARVVHDGHEMDVPLEEVRSGDVLRVRPGEKIPVDGKMTDGRSAVDESMMTGEPMPVEKQVGDSVIGGTVNQTGAFLMTAEQVGEQTVLARIVQLVADAQRSRAPIQKVADAVAGYFVPAVVLVAIITFLVWAIAQPAQPALAYALVNAVAVLIIACPCALGLATPMSIMVGIGRGAQTGVLIKNAEALEALEKVDTIVVDKTGTLTEGRPQLTECLPADGWTEDELLRIAAAVEQLSEHPLAHAIVSAARERTLNVPKAEGFRSITGGGVEATVEGRTVLIGSPALFAERKVHVGDAQAAELQAQGQTLMFVAVEGQFAGLLAVSDPIKASTQEAVQSLHRLGLRIVMLTGDNERTAKAVAAQLGIDDFAAGLKPEDKHARVEAMRTGGKRVAMAGDGVNDAPALAAADVGIAMGAGADVAIESAGVTLVKGDLRGIARAVQLSRATMRNIRQNLFFAMIYNALGVPIAAGVLYPLSENLLLNPMFAAAAMSLSSVSVISNALRLRTARLD comes from the coding sequence ATGGCTATCGATCCCATTTGCGGGATGACCGTCGATGAAACCAAGGCGCTCAGCGCGGAGAAAGACGGCCAGACCCATTACTTCTGCTGCGAACACTGCCGCCGCAAGTTTTTGGGCGATGTGCAGACGGTTCCGCTGACGTTCCAGCTCTCGCGGCCGGAAGCAAGTGTCAAGGCAACGGCGACCAAGGGCCAAGGCGCGAAATACATCTGCCCGATGTGCCCGGGCGTCGAAAGCGACCATCCGGCGAGTTGTCCGAAATGCGGGATGGCGCTCGAGCCGGCGATGCCGATCGCTCCACGGCGCAAAGTGTCCTACACCTGCCCGATGCATCCGGAGATCGTGCAAAATCAGCCCGGCACGTGTCCGAAGTGCGGGATGGCGTTGGAACCTTCGTCCGTTGCCGCGGACGACGAAGCGGACCCCGAACTTGCCGAAATGACGCGGCGTTTTTGGATCGCCGCGGCACTGACGTTGCCGGTTCTCGCGTTGGCGATGGCGCCCATGCTGGGCGTGCCAATCGATCGGTGGCTCAGCCCGGTTTGGAATCAGGGACTGCAACTCTTATTGACGACGCCGGTCGTCGTTTGGGCTGGCTGGCCGATCTTTGCGCGGGGCGTGCGCTCGATCGCGACGTGGAACCTGAACATGTTCACGTTGATCGCGATCGGCACCGGAGCGGCCTACGCGTATAGCCTGGGCGCGGTGCTGTTACCGGGACTCATTCCGGAGGACTTCAAGCATCACGGCAACGTCGAGGTTTATTTCGAATCAGCCGCGGTGATCGTGACTTTGGTGCTGCTCGGCCAGGTGCTGGAACTGCGCGCCCGGGGGCGCACGAACAGCGCGATTCGCGAATTGCTATCGTTGGCGCCGCCAACGGCGCGCGTGGTCCACGACGGCCATGAAATGGACGTGCCGTTGGAGGAAGTGCGTAGCGGCGACGTACTCCGCGTGCGCCCCGGCGAGAAAATCCCCGTCGATGGCAAAATGACTGATGGCCGCAGCGCGGTGGATGAATCGATGATGACCGGCGAGCCCATGCCGGTCGAAAAACAAGTCGGCGACAGCGTCATCGGCGGTACGGTGAATCAAACCGGCGCGTTCTTGATGACCGCCGAACAAGTCGGCGAGCAGACCGTCTTGGCGCGCATCGTGCAGCTCGTCGCGGACGCGCAGCGCAGCCGTGCGCCGATCCAAAAAGTCGCCGACGCCGTGGCCGGTTACTTCGTGCCCGCGGTGGTATTAGTCGCCATCATCACGTTTCTCGTCTGGGCGATCGCGCAACCGGCGCAGCCAGCGCTAGCTTATGCGTTGGTGAACGCGGTCGCGGTGCTGATCATCGCCTGTCCTTGCGCGCTCGGCCTGGCCACGCCGATGTCGATCATGGTCGGCATCGGCCGCGGAGCGCAAACCGGCGTGTTGATCAAGAACGCCGAAGCGCTTGAAGCGCTGGAAAAGGTCGACACCATCGTCGTCGACAAAACCGGCACGTTGACCGAAGGGCGGCCACAGTTGACGGAATGCCTTCCCGCGGACGGCTGGACCGAAGACGAACTCCTGCGTATTGCCGCCGCGGTGGAACAGCTGAGTGAACACCCGCTGGCGCACGCTATTGTGTCCGCCGCGCGCGAGCGCACCCTCAACGTACCTAAGGCCGAGGGCTTTCGCTCGATCACCGGTGGCGGCGTGGAAGCGACGGTCGAAGGCCGCACAGTGTTGATCGGCAGCCCTGCGCTATTCGCCGAGCGAAAAGTGCATGTCGGCGATGCTCAAGCGGCGGAACTGCAAGCCCAAGGCCAGACGCTGATGTTCGTCGCCGTCGAGGGGCAATTCGCCGGGCTGTTGGCGGTGTCGGACCCGATCAAGGCTTCCACCCAAGAAGCGGTGCAATCACTGCATCGACTGGGCCTGCGCATCGTCATGCTTACCGGCGACAACGAACGCACCGCGAAAGCAGTCGCGGCGCAACTCGGGATCGACGATTTCGCAGCGGGCCTGAAGCCCGAGGATAAACATGCGCGGGTCGAGGCTATGCGCACGGGTGGAAAGCGCGTGGCGATGGCGGGGGACGGTGTCAACGACGCGCCGGCGCTTGCAGCGGCCGATGTTGGCATCGCGATGGGGGCCGGGGCCGACGTGGCGATCGAGTCGGCTGGCGTGACGCTGGTGAAAGGGGATCTGCGAGGTATTGCCCGCGCGGTGCAACTTAGTCGCGCGACGATGCGCAACATCCGGCAAAATCTGTTCTTCGCGATGATCTACAACGCCCTCGGCGTGCCGATCGCCGCGGGCGTGCTCTATCCGTTGTCGGAAAACCTGCTGCTCAACCCCATGTTCGCCGCGGCAGCCATGAGCTTGAGCTCGGTCTCGGTGATCAGCAATGCGCTACGCTTGCGAACCGCGCGTTTGGATTAA
- a CDS encoding MFS transporter, whose product MSPERPTAAPREPAARATRRELWAWACYDWANSAYSALSITILVYYIKAFVLPGKAGDIAWGYGIGGSMLVAAVLSPVLGALADANASKRRWLAVTALGGALASLLIGVVPTTQAGAVVALFIAAQLTFELSFGFYNGFLPELADEQEFNRVSAWGFAAGYVGGGLALAAALAVIALGPRIGLADKPTQMRVSLIIMGLWWGLFTLPTVLVLRDRSPRRAAAMPLHRAALVAFKEVIHTLRNVRQYATLTTFLAGFLLYNEGVNTVISQSSLFAMDELRMNAEELILVILMIQFAAFPGALLVGWLADRWGQKQTLMLCLACWTAILIAAYFVTTKGQFWGLAVVLALILGGTQSVSRAIMGVMTPASRTAEFMGFFSLSQKATSMVGPVLFVTIKTNYGSARLAILCLLPFILIGWAVASRIDVQRGRAEALRG is encoded by the coding sequence ATGAGCCCGGAAAGGCCGACTGCCGCGCCGCGTGAGCCGGCCGCGCGGGCGACGCGCCGGGAGCTTTGGGCTTGGGCCTGCTACGACTGGGCGAATAGCGCGTATTCTGCGCTTTCGATTACCATTCTGGTGTACTACATCAAGGCTTTTGTGCTGCCGGGCAAGGCGGGAGACATTGCTTGGGGCTATGGCATCGGCGGATCGATGTTGGTCGCTGCGGTGCTTTCGCCGGTGCTTGGTGCGTTGGCCGACGCTAATGCCAGCAAGCGTCGTTGGCTCGCGGTCACAGCTTTGGGAGGCGCACTCGCGTCGCTGTTGATCGGAGTTGTTCCCACGACTCAGGCTGGAGCGGTCGTCGCCCTGTTCATCGCGGCACAATTGACCTTCGAGTTGTCATTCGGATTCTACAACGGCTTCTTGCCGGAGTTGGCCGACGAGCAGGAGTTCAACCGCGTCTCCGCTTGGGGGTTCGCCGCGGGCTATGTTGGCGGCGGACTCGCGCTGGCGGCCGCGCTGGCGGTGATCGCCCTGGGACCACGAATTGGTCTGGCGGACAAGCCGACTCAAATGCGGGTGTCGCTCATCATCATGGGCCTTTGGTGGGGCCTGTTCACACTGCCGACAGTGCTGGTCCTGCGCGACCGCTCGCCACGTCGGGCTGCCGCCATGCCATTGCATCGCGCCGCGTTAGTTGCCTTCAAGGAAGTCATCCACACGCTCCGCAATGTGCGGCAATATGCGACTTTGACCACTTTTCTGGCCGGCTTCCTGCTCTATAACGAAGGTGTCAATACGGTCATCTCGCAGTCGTCGTTGTTTGCGATGGACGAGTTGCGGATGAATGCCGAAGAATTGATTCTCGTGATTCTGATGATTCAATTCGCCGCCTTTCCGGGCGCCTTGCTGGTTGGTTGGCTGGCCGATCGTTGGGGACAAAAGCAAACTCTCATGCTTTGCCTGGCCTGTTGGACCGCCATCTTGATCGCGGCGTACTTCGTGACAACCAAGGGACAGTTTTGGGGTTTAGCTGTCGTGCTGGCCTTGATTCTCGGCGGCACTCAGTCCGTAAGTCGCGCCATCATGGGAGTCATGACTCCGGCTAGCCGCACAGCTGAGTTTATGGGCTTTTTCAGCCTCTCACAAAAAGCTACGAGCATGGTGGGCCCGGTGTTGTTTGTGACGATCAAGACGAATTATGGCAGCGCCCGGCTCGCCATCCTTTGCTTGCTGCCGTTCATTTTGATCGGTTGGGCAGTCGCCTCGCGAATTGACGTGCAACGCGGCCGCGCCGAAGCGCTGCGCGGTTAA
- a CDS encoding neutral/alkaline non-lysosomal ceramidase N-terminal domain-containing protein yields the protein MFESRIAQLAVVALLFLGRTAFAQDYVLSPIGVAKIDITPTEPIRLSGYGFRREPHEGVIHPIWAKALAIGSDDIGPAVLLMVDGTCIPESVTNEVARRLAERTKVVPDKFALSYTHTHTAPMVRGGLDTLFGEAVPADHQAAIDRYTATLIDKLEHVSLAALEDRQPCHLSWAVGNVDFAANRRTPGGPVDHSLPVMFVHNANGELRAIVANYACHCTTLDNNLISGDWAGYAQIHIERAHPGAISMITIGCGADSNPDPRRTLELAEQHGRSLAAEVERVRQVEQKPIPGIVTAKRERIQLAFDTLPTREEWEARARQQDAVGYHARVQLARLDAGPLPTELGYTIQTWTFGDDLAMVFLPGEVVVDYELRLKREFDPQRIWVNAYSNDAPCYIPSRRIWEEGGYEGASAMTYYDRPTRLTADTEERIFAAIHRLLPDEFRATPAAIEDAK from the coding sequence ATGTTTGAATCACGCATCGCTCAGCTCGCAGTTGTTGCACTCTTGTTTCTCGGACGCACTGCCTTCGCTCAGGACTACGTCCTGTCGCCAATTGGCGTCGCAAAGATTGACATCACTCCGACCGAGCCGATTCGTCTGAGCGGGTACGGCTTTCGCCGCGAGCCGCACGAAGGGGTGATTCATCCCATCTGGGCCAAGGCCTTGGCGATCGGCAGCGACGACATCGGTCCCGCGGTGCTATTGATGGTCGACGGCACGTGCATTCCGGAGAGCGTTACGAACGAAGTCGCCAGGCGGCTCGCCGAGCGCACCAAGGTCGTGCCGGACAAGTTCGCGCTCTCGTATACGCACACGCATACCGCCCCGATGGTGCGCGGCGGGCTGGACACGCTTTTCGGCGAGGCGGTGCCGGCCGATCATCAGGCGGCAATCGATCGCTATACCGCGACCTTGATTGACAAGCTGGAGCATGTCTCGCTCGCGGCGCTCGAAGATCGCCAGCCGTGCCATTTGTCCTGGGCCGTCGGCAACGTCGACTTTGCGGCGAACCGGCGCACGCCCGGCGGGCCAGTCGACCATAGTCTGCCCGTGATGTTCGTTCACAACGCGAACGGCGAGTTGCGCGCCATCGTCGCCAACTACGCCTGCCATTGCACAACGCTTGACAACAACTTGATCAGCGGCGATTGGGCCGGCTACGCGCAAATCCATATCGAACGCGCCCATCCGGGAGCGATCTCAATGATCACGATCGGTTGCGGCGCGGACAGCAATCCCGACCCGCGCCGCACGCTGGAACTCGCCGAGCAACATGGCCGCAGCTTGGCGGCGGAAGTGGAGCGAGTGCGGCAAGTCGAACAAAAACCGATCCCCGGCATCGTCACCGCCAAACGTGAACGTATCCAACTCGCTTTCGATACGTTGCCGACCCGCGAAGAATGGGAAGCCCGAGCCAGGCAGCAAGACGCGGTGGGTTATCACGCCCGGGTGCAGCTCGCGCGGCTTGACGCGGGTCCGCTGCCGACCGAACTCGGTTACACGATCCAAACCTGGACCTTTGGCGACGACCTGGCGATGGTCTTCCTGCCCGGCGAAGTCGTCGTCGACTATGAATTGCGACTCAAGCGCGAATTCGATCCGCAGCGGATCTGGGTGAACGCCTATTCCAACGACGCGCCGTGCTACATTCCGTCGCGGAGGATTTGGGAGGAAGGGGGCTACGAGGGCGCGAGCGCGATGACCTACTACGATCGCCCCACGCGGCTCACGGCCGATACGGAGGAGCGCATCTTCGCGGCGATTCACCGGCTGTTGCCGGACGAATTCCGAGCCACCCCAGCAGCCATTGAGGACGCCAAGTAA